The following are from one region of the Arachis duranensis cultivar V14167 chromosome 10, aradu.V14167.gnm2.J7QH, whole genome shotgun sequence genome:
- the LOC107469035 gene encoding cyclin-dependent kinase F-4-like has translation MERYELIKEVGDGSFGSVWRAINKQTGEVVAIKIMKKNYYSWEECLNLREVKSLRQMNHPNIVKLKEVIRESDILYFVFEYMECNLYQLMEHREKMFSEGEVRNWCFQVFQGLAYMHQHGYFHRDLKPENLLVNKDIIKIADLGLAREISSEPPYTDYVSTRWYRAPEVLLQSYLYSSKVDMWAMGAIMAELLSLRPLFPGANEADEIYKICGVIGSPTIESWADGLKLARDINYEFPQLAGVHLSALIPSASDDAISLIRSLCSWDPCKRPTAAEALQHPFFQTCFYVPPSLRTRAALDQQGVRRYSSMLPNSKLTNNFSSPKLHPPLALDTVNQNGSKNENWISESGNFMLRAAQPIPTGRTFSRKVAG, from the coding sequence ATGGAGAGGTACGAGTTAATTAAGGAAGTTGGTGATGGATCGTTTGGGAGTGTTTGGAGAGCTATTAATAAGCAAACTGGAGAAGTTGTTGCAATTAAAATAATGAAGAAGAACTATTACTCTTGGGAGGAGTGTTTAAACCTGAGAGAAGTCAAGTCACTAAGACAAATGAACCACCCAAATATTGTGAAGCTAAAGGAAGTTATTCGAGAAAGCGACATTCTGTACTTTGTTTTTGAGTACATGGAATGCAACCTGTACCAACTTATGGAACACAGGGAGAAGATGTTTTCTGAGGGTGAAGTTAGGAATTGGTGTTTTCAAGTTTTCCAAGGTCTTGCTTATATGCACCAGCATGGATACTTCCACCGTGATCTGAAGCCTGAGAACTTGCTGGTTAACAAGGATATCATAAAAATTGCTGATCTTGGCCTAGCACGTGAGATCAGTTCAGAACCACCCTACACTGATTATGTCTCCACACGCTGGTATCGTGCTCCTGAAGTGCTGCTTCAATCTTATCTGTATAGCTCCAAAGTTGACATGTGGGCAATGGGTGCTATAATGGCTGAACTGTTGTCTCTTCGTCCTCTTTTCCCTGGTGCCAATGAAGCGGATGAGATCTACAAAATATGCGGTGTGATAGGCAGCCCAACTATTGAATCATGGGCTGATGGGCTGAAACTTGCAAGGGATATAAACTATGAGTTCCCACAACTTGCTGGTGTACATCTTTCGGCACTAATACCATCTGCGAGTGATGATGCAATCAGCCTTATCAGGTCGCTTTGCTCATGGGATCCCTGCAAGAGGCCAACAGCTGCAGAGGCCCTTCAACATCCCTTTTTCCAGACTTGTTTTTACGTTCCTCCATCCCTTCGTACTAGAGCAGCCCTTGATCAGCAAGGGGTTAGGAGATATTCTAGCATGTTGCCTAATTCAAAGCTCACCAATAACTTCTCTTCTCCGAAATTGCATCCTCCTTTAGCTTTGGATACGGTGAATCAGAATGGAAGTAagaatgagaattggatttctGAATCTGGAAACTTCATGCTGAGAGCTGCACAGCCGATCCCCACCGGAAGAACTTTCAGTCGAAAGGTTGCTGGATGA